In Desulfolutivibrio sulfodismutans DSM 3696, the genomic stretch CTGCGCATGGTCCGGGAAAACCAGTTCGACACCGCCTATCACGAACACTATTCGTACCTGTCCCTGACGGCGGTTTCGGCCATTTTTGCGGCCAACGGCCTGGCCGTGTTCGACGTGCAGGAGCATCCCACCCACGGCGGCAGCCTGCGGGTGTTCGCCCAGCGCGCCGATACCGGCCGCCGCGAGGCGTCCCCGGCCGTGGCCGCCATGCTGGCCACGGAGCGCGAGGCGGGCATGCTGACGCAGGCCTTTTACGCCGATTTCCAGGCCCGGGCCGTGGCCGTGAAAAACGGCCTGCTGGGTTTTCTCCTGGACGCGGCCGCCAAGGGGCTGGCCGTGGGGGCCTACGGCGCGGCGGCCAAGGGCAACACCCTGCTCAATTTCGCGGGCGTGCGCCCGGACCTTCTGCCCTACGTGGTGGACAAAAACCCGGCCAAACAGGGCAAATACCTGCCCGGCAGCCGCATCCCCATCGTGGACGAGGCGCATTTGCGCGCCGCCCGGCCCGACGTGGTGCTCATCCTGCCCTGGAACCTGGAGGCCGAGGTGGTGGAGCAGCTTTCCTACATCCGGGAGTGGGGCGGCCGGTTCGCCCTGGCCGTGCCCCGGCTGCGGGTGGTGTAGGGACGCACGTCCTTTTTCAGGGACGGGGCGCGGGGACGGCGAAACGCAAGGGGGACGGGCCATGCAGCGGATTTTGGTCACCGGGGCCGGGGGATTCGTCGGCCGCCATGTGCTGGCCGCCCTGGCGGGGCAGGGGGTGCGGATCATGGCTGCGGTGCGTGATCCGAAGGCCTTCGCCCTGGCGCATCCCGGGGCCTGCGACGCGGATTGCCTGTTTCGGCTGGATCTGGCCCGGGACCAGCCGGACCCCGCGACGCTTTTTACCGCCCTGGGCCGTCCCGACGTGCTTATTCATCTGGCCTGGGGCGGGCTTCCCGACTACCGGAACCTGGCCCATTTCGAGACCGAGGCCCCGCGCCATTACGCCTTCGTGAAGGCCATGGTCCAGGGCGGCCTGTCCCGGGTGGCGGCGGTGGGCACCTGCCTGGAATACGGCCTGCAAAGCGGCCCCCTGGCCGAGACCCTGCCCGCCCGGCCCGTGACCCCCTACGGCCTGGGCAAGGACATCCTGCGCCGCCAGCTGGCGGCCCTGTCCCGGGTGACGCCTTTTTCGTTTCTGTGGTGCCGACTTTTCTACATGTACGGCCCGGGCCAGGCTCGGGGCTCGCTTTTTCCGCTTCTGGCCGCAGCGGCGGCCCGGGGGGACGAGGCCTTTCCCATGTCCGGCGGCGAGCAGTTGCGCGACTACCTGCCGGTGGAGACCGTGGCCGACCTCCTGGTCCGGGCGACGCTTTCGCCTGCAGCCGAGGGGATCGTCAACGTCTGTTCCGGCCGCCCGGTGTCCGTGCGCACCCTGGTGGAACGCTGGATGGCCGAAAACGGCTGGCGCCTGCACCTTACGCTTGGCCGCTATCCCTATCCCGATTACGAGCCCCTGGCCTTCTGGGGTGACGCCTCCCGCCTCTCTGCCTTGTTCTCCTGATTCAGCCCTTGTCAATGTCGTGCACATGCTGCACAATGATGTGCATGGCGTGCCGTACACATTTCACAACCATGTCGGCGACAGCCTGTGCCTGCGTCGCCCTGCCGGGCGTCGTTCGTTTGCGCCTGCGGGCCGTCCGGGTTCGGAGCGCCTGTAGGCAACGCGCGAAACATCTTGGGAACACGTCGTTTCTGCATGACGTATCCGGGTGTTCTTCCTGTACCGGCGACGCCTTCAAGCCGTGATTGGCGCATGCGCGCCGTTTTTCCCCGTTCCGGGATAGCGGATGAAAAAGTCGTGCAATATGTGCACGATATTGTGCAAGGGAGTATCTTTCATGCAAGGCAGTCCGGAGCTTCGACACGACGTTCACCCGCTTGGAACCATGCCGATTCCGGGAAAAATCCCGACGGAAACGAACAGGCGGTCGCTCTACCGGCTGCACGGGCTTCCGGTCCTGCAAAACCGGGTCTACGACACCCCGGCCCAGGCCCGGGCCTGTCCCCGCGGGGTCATGGATCTGGTCCAGGACATGGACACGGGCCTGATCCACAATGCGGCCTTCGATCCCTCTGTCTTGGTCTATGATGAAAACTATCAAAACGAGCAGGCCGTCTCCGGGGTCTTCCGGGACCATTTGGACACGGTGGCCGGGATCGTGGAGCAGTGGTTCCGGGACATGGACCTGGTGGAGATCGGGTGCGGCAAGGGCCGGTTCCTGGAGCTTCTGCGTTCCCGCGGCGTCCGGGTTACGGGCATCGATCCGGCCTACGAGGGGACGTCGCCGGACGTGATCCGGGCGCCCTTTTCGCCGGAACTGGGCATCCGGGCCCAGGGCGTGATCCTGCGCCATGTGCTGGAACACATTGCCGATCCGGTGGGCTTTTTGCAAAACGTGGCCGAGGCCAACGGCGGGGGCGGGCTGGTGTACATCGAAGTGCCGTGCCTGGAGTGGATCGCGGATCGCCGGGCCTTTTTCGACATCTACTACGAGCACGTCAACTATTTCCGGTTAAGCGACCTTACGGCCCTGTTCGGCGCGGTGCACGATTCGGGGCGGTTGTTCGGCGGCCAATATCTCTATGTGGTGGCGGATTTGGCCAGTCTGCGCCGTCCGCGTCGGCGTTCGAAGGACGTATTTTCCCTCCCCGACGATTTTCTTGCGGCCGTGAACCGTTCGGCCCGGCTGCTGGCCGACCGGGGAGGCAAAAACGCCGTGGTGTGGGGCGGCTCCTCCAAGGGGGTGATCTTCTCCCTGCTCATGCAGCAGCGCGGCCTGGTGATCGATTACGTGATCGACATCAATCCTGCCAAACAGGGTCGTTTTCTGGCCGCCACGGGGCTCAAAGTGGACGCGGCGGAAACCGTGTTGCAATTTTTGAAGGAGGAAGATCTTGTTTTCATCATGAATTCAAACTATTATGAGGAAATCAGGGCGGTTTCCGGCCCCAATTTCAGGTATGTAAGGATCGACAATGACTGATTTTACCCGTCAGGTTCACGAGCGCATTCTCAATAACGGAAAAGACCTTCCCCTCAAACACGCCGCCCAAAGTTTTCTTCTGGAATCGTTACGCGCCTGTTATTCCTACAACTTCTCCTGGCTCTCCCGGCCCATCATCCAGTACCCCCAGGACATGGCGGCCCTGCAGGAACTCATCTGGGCCACCCGTCCGGACCTGATCCTGGAAACCGGCATCGCCCACGGCGGGTCGCTCATTTTCAGCGCCTC encodes the following:
- a CDS encoding class I SAM-dependent methyltransferase, encoding MNCRHCGAALSLPFLDLGSAPPSNAYLTESALRAPETWFPLRLLACTRCWLVQTEDHAGRELLFTHDYAYFSSFSSSWLAHAKTYVAAMRERLGLGPHSLVAEVAANDGYLLQYVRQAGIPCYGIEPTHGTAMAAREKGVEIVEEFFGAELARRLAADGRQVDLVAANNVLAHVPDIGDFVAGFAILLKPQGVATFEFPHLLRMVRENQFDTAYHEHYSYLSLTAVSAIFAANGLAVFDVQEHPTHGGSLRVFAQRADTGRREASPAVAAMLATEREAGMLTQAFYADFQARAVAVKNGLLGFLLDAAAKGLAVGAYGAAAKGNTLLNFAGVRPDLLPYVVDKNPAKQGKYLPGSRIPIVDEAHLRAARPDVVLILPWNLEAEVVEQLSYIREWGGRFALAVPRLRVV
- a CDS encoding NAD-dependent epimerase/dehydratase family protein; this translates as MQRILVTGAGGFVGRHVLAALAGQGVRIMAAVRDPKAFALAHPGACDADCLFRLDLARDQPDPATLFTALGRPDVLIHLAWGGLPDYRNLAHFETEAPRHYAFVKAMVQGGLSRVAAVGTCLEYGLQSGPLAETLPARPVTPYGLGKDILRRQLAALSRVTPFSFLWCRLFYMYGPGQARGSLFPLLAAAAARGDEAFPMSGGEQLRDYLPVETVADLLVRATLSPAAEGIVNVCSGRPVSVRTLVERWMAENGWRLHLTLGRYPYPDYEPLAFWGDASRLSALFS
- a CDS encoding class I SAM-dependent methyltransferase; this translates as MQGSPELRHDVHPLGTMPIPGKIPTETNRRSLYRLHGLPVLQNRVYDTPAQARACPRGVMDLVQDMDTGLIHNAAFDPSVLVYDENYQNEQAVSGVFRDHLDTVAGIVEQWFRDMDLVEIGCGKGRFLELLRSRGVRVTGIDPAYEGTSPDVIRAPFSPELGIRAQGVILRHVLEHIADPVGFLQNVAEANGGGGLVYIEVPCLEWIADRRAFFDIYYEHVNYFRLSDLTALFGAVHDSGRLFGGQYLYVVADLASLRRPRRRSKDVFSLPDDFLAAVNRSARLLADRGGKNAVVWGGSSKGVIFSLLMQQRGLVIDYVIDINPAKQGRFLAATGLKVDAAETVLQFLKEEDLVFIMNSNYYEEIRAVSGPNFRYVRIDND